One Kutzneria kofuensis DNA window includes the following coding sequences:
- a CDS encoding alpha/beta hydrolase, translated as MRLRPLAALAASLVAGCALLAAAPTASADPARCSEYTLPVSTNLLLPLSMHGQLCLPAGAVSPTVQLLLHGATYNRMYWDLPYQPANYSYQRDMAANGLATFAVDEIGIGQSSRPLSAVITGAMQAAAVHTVVGDLRAGAVGGIAFSKVVLVGHSAGSAISIIEAATYHDVDGVLLTGMTHLPDAPVVIEDVALGLHPVTLDPQLASRGGDPGYLTTVPGSRGTMYYSAGDLDPLAVAADETYAKDQVSASSLLDIVGVGLASPISLNITAPVLLVDGTNDTGFCGLLRNCAYAGTLQDEEAPYFGPAAHLTTYVLAGAGHSVALAANASLYRDASRAWLSQYVGI; from the coding sequence ATGAGACTGAGACCCTTGGCCGCTCTCGCGGCATCGCTCGTCGCCGGCTGCGCGCTGCTCGCCGCCGCGCCCACCGCATCCGCCGACCCCGCCCGCTGCTCCGAATACACCCTGCCGGTGTCCACCAACCTGCTGCTCCCGCTGAGCATGCACGGGCAGTTGTGCCTGCCGGCGGGCGCCGTCTCCCCCACGGTCCAACTGCTGCTGCACGGCGCCACGTACAACCGGATGTACTGGGACCTGCCCTACCAGCCCGCCAACTACTCGTACCAACGGGACATGGCCGCCAACGGGCTGGCCACCTTCGCCGTCGACGAGATCGGCATCGGGCAGAGCAGCCGGCCGTTGAGCGCCGTCATCACCGGCGCCATGCAGGCCGCCGCCGTGCACACGGTCGTGGGCGACCTCCGCGCCGGTGCCGTCGGCGGCATCGCCTTCAGCAAGGTCGTGCTCGTCGGCCACTCCGCCGGCTCGGCCATCTCGATCATCGAGGCGGCCACTTACCACGACGTCGACGGCGTGCTGCTGACCGGGATGACCCACCTGCCCGACGCCCCCGTCGTGATCGAGGACGTCGCCCTCGGCCTGCACCCGGTGACGCTGGACCCGCAACTGGCCTCGCGCGGCGGCGATCCCGGCTACCTGACCACCGTGCCCGGCAGTCGCGGCACGATGTACTACTCCGCCGGCGACCTCGACCCGCTCGCCGTCGCCGCCGACGAGACGTACGCCAAGGACCAGGTCTCCGCGAGCAGCCTGCTCGACATCGTCGGGGTGGGCCTGGCGAGCCCGATCTCGCTGAACATCACCGCGCCGGTGCTCCTCGTCGACGGCACCAACGACACCGGCTTCTGCGGGCTGCTCCGCAACTGTGCCTACGCCGGCACGCTGCAGGACGAGGAGGCGCCGTACTTCGGCCCCGCCGCCCACCTGACGACCTACGTGCTCGCCGGCGCCGGACACTCGGTCGCACTCGCCGCCAACGCCTCGCTGTACCGCGACGCCAGTCGCGCCTGGCTGAGCCAGTACGTCGGGATCTGA
- a CDS encoding zinc finger protein: protein MNPCGQLPQPHFTWQPAALRRHCYLADHPAWPGTELPALCGVVIVSRRADRDEWWWPTCPHCYDEARRIQLRWAG from the coding sequence GTGAACCCGTGCGGACAGCTGCCGCAGCCCCATTTCACCTGGCAGCCCGCCGCGCTGCGGAGGCACTGCTATCTCGCGGATCATCCCGCCTGGCCGGGCACCGAGCTGCCGGCGCTGTGCGGCGTGGTCATCGTCAGCCGTCGAGCCGACCGGGACGAGTGGTGGTGGCCGACGTGTCCGCACTGCTATGACGAGGCCCGGCGGATCCAGCTTCGCTGGGCCGGGTGA
- a CDS encoding Crp/Fnr family transcriptional regulator, translated as MDELAGNRLARVAPDVSGGRHVTPRNVPLALANARFAVRALGGARREEWSVVSTLADQLCARQFRAGEDLCSPGQWPPGIWIVQDGIAEVAVGANGNRCVVQTLCRGDAFGLAPLMSGRRTPCRVHATTHVSALLWPAHEFLVQLERNPALARMLLHGLANRIVDGRVRLSTVLASSLEVRAARILLLEERDGVVPVSQATLASMIGASRPALNRVLRDFQRDRTIELQYRRIKLLDHDRLDDLAQSTTAPAQHELSRGPRIRQLHTGC; from the coding sequence GTGGACGAACTGGCGGGGAATCGGCTGGCGCGGGTGGCGCCGGATGTGTCCGGCGGCCGGCACGTCACACCGAGAAATGTGCCGCTCGCGCTGGCCAACGCGCGATTCGCCGTGCGCGCGCTCGGCGGCGCGCGGCGGGAGGAGTGGTCCGTCGTGTCGACGCTCGCGGACCAGTTGTGCGCCCGGCAATTCCGCGCCGGCGAGGACCTGTGCTCGCCCGGACAGTGGCCGCCAGGCATATGGATCGTCCAGGACGGCATCGCGGAGGTCGCCGTCGGCGCCAACGGCAACCGGTGTGTGGTGCAGACGTTGTGCCGCGGGGACGCGTTCGGCCTGGCTCCGCTGATGTCGGGCCGCCGGACGCCGTGCCGCGTGCACGCCACCACCCATGTGTCCGCGTTGTTGTGGCCGGCGCACGAGTTTCTCGTTCAGCTGGAGCGGAATCCCGCGCTGGCCCGAATGTTGCTGCACGGTCTGGCCAACCGCATAGTCGACGGGCGAGTTCGGCTGTCGACCGTGCTGGCCAGCAGCTTGGAGGTGCGTGCGGCGCGCATACTGCTGTTGGAGGAACGCGACGGCGTGGTGCCGGTTTCGCAGGCGACGTTGGCGTCGATGATCGGCGCGTCGCGGCCGGCGCTCAACCGCGTGCTGCGGGACTTCCAGCGGGACCGGACGATCGAGCTTCAGTACCGCAGGATCAAACTCCTCGACCACGACCGGCTCGACGACCTGGCCCAGTCCACGACGGCGCCCGCACAGCACGAGCTGTCGCGCGGGCCGCGGATACGCCAGCTCCACACGGGTTGCTGA
- a CDS encoding Crp/Fnr family transcriptional regulator — translation MDDARPEHRRAGLEKARFAACCLSGGETPENSGDIDFGVLSTLAAQLSLRSLRPGEKLWQADRPPSAVWIIQHGLVEVALGRGARRRVVQTAGAGEVVGMVQLLGRQVLPCQAQAVDTVSVLEWPAGLFFGTLHRHPALARMLLPTLSRRVTSGWVRLASVAVSSLEVRAARMLLIEARDDVVALPQDVVASMIGASRPALNRILRGLRTAGVIELSYRAIRILDRAALVRLAQPYQDEPVGVLDSRRRAEPK, via the coding sequence ATGGACGACGCCAGGCCCGAGCATCGCCGCGCCGGGCTGGAGAAGGCACGATTCGCGGCTTGTTGCCTGTCCGGCGGCGAGACCCCCGAGAACTCGGGCGACATCGACTTCGGCGTGCTGTCGACGCTGGCCGCCCAGTTGTCGCTGCGGTCGCTGCGGCCCGGCGAGAAGCTGTGGCAGGCGGACCGGCCGCCGTCGGCGGTCTGGATCATCCAGCACGGCCTGGTCGAGGTGGCCCTCGGGCGGGGCGCGCGCCGCCGGGTCGTGCAGACCGCCGGCGCCGGCGAGGTCGTCGGCATGGTTCAGCTGCTCGGCCGGCAGGTTCTGCCGTGCCAGGCCCAGGCGGTGGACACCGTGTCGGTCCTGGAATGGCCGGCCGGCCTGTTCTTCGGCACGCTGCACCGGCACCCGGCGCTGGCCCGGATGCTGCTGCCCACGCTGAGCAGGCGCGTGACCAGCGGGTGGGTCCGGCTCGCCTCGGTCGCGGTCAGCAGCCTCGAGGTCCGCGCGGCGCGCATGCTGCTGATCGAGGCGCGGGACGATGTTGTCGCGTTGCCGCAGGACGTCGTCGCGTCGATGATCGGCGCCTCCCGGCCGGCGCTCAACCGCATCCTGCGCGGACTCCGGACGGCCGGCGTCATCGAGCTGTCCTACCGGGCGATCCGGATCCTCGACCGCGCCGCCCTGGTCCGGCTCGCCCAGCCCTATCAGGACGAACCGGTCGGCGTGCTCGACAGCCGCCGCCGTGCGGAACCGAAGTAG
- a CDS encoding polyphosphate kinase 2 family protein produces MNEVRARWTADFIEPLRVEPGSKVRLARDFDPAFKAGVTKKREGRELLAAGVDLLAEYQRRLAAEKTRGVLVCLQALDAGGKDGTIRHVMSGVNPQGVKVSSFKVPSAEELDHDYLWRYARRLPARGEIGIFNRSHYEEVLVVRVHPENLDRQRLPDASRGKDIWARRYREINDWERYLTDNGIVVVKLFLNLSWEEQRARFLKRIDVPERNWKFSAADIRERRFWKDYQRAFSEMLSATSTPWAPWHVIPADRKWFARLCAGAVLAHTLMELDPQYPSVSDEARDELRKARAELEAEENAPTAAGGSRRA; encoded by the coding sequence GTGAACGAGGTGCGGGCCAGGTGGACGGCGGACTTCATCGAGCCACTGCGGGTCGAGCCGGGTTCGAAGGTCAGGCTGGCCCGGGACTTCGACCCGGCCTTCAAGGCCGGGGTGACGAAGAAGCGGGAGGGCCGGGAGCTGTTGGCGGCCGGGGTCGACCTGCTCGCCGAGTACCAGCGCAGGTTGGCCGCGGAGAAGACCCGTGGGGTGCTGGTGTGCCTGCAGGCGCTCGATGCCGGTGGCAAGGACGGCACGATCCGGCACGTGATGAGCGGGGTCAACCCGCAGGGCGTGAAGGTGAGCAGCTTCAAGGTCCCCTCGGCCGAGGAGCTCGATCACGACTACCTGTGGCGCTACGCGCGTCGGCTGCCCGCCCGCGGTGAGATCGGGATCTTCAACCGGTCGCACTACGAGGAGGTTCTCGTGGTCCGGGTGCACCCGGAGAACCTGGACCGGCAGCGCCTGCCCGACGCGTCCCGGGGCAAGGACATCTGGGCCCGGCGGTACCGCGAGATCAACGACTGGGAGCGGTACCTGACCGACAACGGGATCGTCGTGGTGAAGCTCTTTCTCAACCTGTCGTGGGAGGAACAGCGCGCGCGGTTCCTCAAGCGGATCGACGTGCCCGAGCGGAACTGGAAGTTCTCCGCCGCCGACATCCGGGAACGGCGGTTCTGGAAGGACTACCAGCGCGCGTTCTCCGAGATGCTGTCGGCGACGAGCACTCCGTGGGCGCCGTGGCACGTGATCCCGGCGGACCGGAAGTGGTTCGCCCGCCTGTGCGCCGGTGCGGTGCTGGCGCACACGTTGATGGAACTTGATCCGCAGTACCCGAGCGTGAGTGACGAGGCTCGTGACGAGCTGCGGAAGGCCAGGGCAGAGCTCGAGGCCGAGGAGAACGCTCCCACGGCGGCGGGCGGTTCACGCCGAGCCTGA
- a CDS encoding AI-2E family transporter — translation MPRGLVILLGAAAAVVTVAGIRAAAWLIAPTLLALVIVIVISPVHKRLRRHGFPAWAATLVLVLLVYGVLVAFSLVVVVSLARLATLLPQYSDRFQVLVAETADVLGRLGVGSAQLRDIAASLDVGKVLSYLGALLADLTGVTTSIVFLLALLLFLSMEAAGVDARMLEIAADRPQVTVALEGFAHRTRRYLVVTTVFGLIVAALDTVALAWMGIPLVVLWGLLSFVTNYIPNIGFVLGLLPPALLALAGNGWQLMLIVILVYTAINFVAQSLIQPYYVGDAVGLSAAAAFMALVFWAWVLGPLGLLLAIPATLLVMVVLVDVDPHAGWVAALLRTPPRASRKSAARRRRKAGGERRQRGDQHRRA, via the coding sequence ATGCCACGTGGCCTGGTGATTCTCCTCGGCGCCGCCGCGGCGGTCGTCACGGTGGCCGGGATCAGGGCGGCGGCGTGGCTGATCGCGCCGACGCTGCTGGCGCTGGTCATCGTGATCGTGATCAGCCCCGTGCACAAGCGGTTGCGGCGTCACGGGTTCCCCGCCTGGGCCGCGACGCTGGTGCTCGTCCTGTTGGTCTACGGCGTTCTGGTCGCGTTCAGCCTGGTGGTGGTCGTCTCGCTGGCGCGGCTGGCCACGCTGTTGCCCCAGTATTCGGACCGGTTCCAGGTGCTCGTCGCGGAAACCGCCGACGTGCTGGGCCGGTTGGGCGTCGGATCGGCCCAGCTCCGCGACATCGCCGCCTCGCTGGACGTCGGCAAGGTGCTGTCCTACCTCGGAGCCCTGCTGGCCGACCTGACCGGAGTGACGACCAGCATCGTGTTCCTGCTGGCGTTGCTGCTCTTCCTCAGCATGGAGGCCGCCGGCGTCGACGCGAGGATGCTGGAGATCGCGGCCGACCGCCCGCAGGTCACCGTCGCCCTCGAGGGCTTCGCCCACCGGACCCGGCGGTACCTGGTCGTCACGACGGTCTTCGGCCTGATCGTCGCCGCGCTGGACACCGTCGCGCTGGCGTGGATGGGCATCCCGCTGGTGGTGTTGTGGGGCCTGCTGTCGTTCGTCACGAACTACATTCCGAACATCGGCTTCGTCCTGGGGCTGCTCCCGCCCGCGCTGCTCGCCCTGGCCGGCAACGGCTGGCAGCTCATGCTGATCGTCATCCTGGTGTACACCGCGATCAACTTCGTCGCGCAGTCGCTCATCCAGCCCTACTACGTCGGCGACGCCGTCGGGCTGTCGGCCGCGGCCGCGTTCATGGCGTTGGTGTTCTGGGCCTGGGTCCTCGGCCCGCTGGGCCTGCTGCTGGCGATTCCGGCGACGTTGCTGGTCATGGTCGTGCTGGTCGACGTCGATCCGCACGCCGGCTGGGTCGCCGCGCTGCTCCGGACACCGCCACGGGCCTCGCGGAAGTCCGCCGCCCGGCGGAGGAGAAAGGCGGGGGGAGAGCGGCGGCAGCGCGGTGATCAGCACCGACGAGCCTGA
- a CDS encoding extracellular catalytic domain type 1 short-chain-length polyhydroxyalkanoate depolymerase encodes MHPLPPDRAPADRRSIRRTLALAAAAAFVAGSAVAAVGPAGSGEAAAAGTYSQVTGFGPNPGNLSMYSYLPAGLSADAPLVVALHGCTQSAGDYYQHSGWAQYADRWGFAVVFPQQSSSNNPQSCFDWYTPSDDSRGRGEAESIREMVSYAQSTYHVDPKRIYVTGLSAGGGMTSNLLADYPDVFAGGAIDSGLPAQCATSLVQATNCQYSNQNKTPAQWGDLVRAADPGYAGPWPRVAIWQGTADTTVSPVNATEERDQWTNVWGISQTPSSTRTLSGGTTENIYNDSHGQPAVELYSVSGMAHGLAVHPGTGADNCGSTDTYYLDYICSTYYTALFWGLDNGGGTPPPTTTTTTTTTTTPPVQCFTANNYAHTVAGRAYQSGGYAYAVGSNDAMGLWNVAVITSLSETSPGYYAVVPSC; translated from the coding sequence ATGCATCCCCTGCCTCCCGATCGTGCCCCGGCCGACCGTCGATCGATCCGTCGAACACTGGCCTTGGCCGCCGCCGCGGCGTTCGTGGCCGGCTCCGCAGTGGCCGCCGTGGGCCCGGCCGGTTCCGGCGAGGCTGCGGCGGCCGGGACGTACAGTCAGGTCACCGGCTTCGGGCCCAACCCCGGCAACCTGTCGATGTACAGCTATCTGCCGGCCGGCCTGTCAGCCGACGCGCCGCTGGTGGTGGCGCTGCACGGCTGCACGCAGAGCGCCGGCGACTACTACCAGCACTCGGGCTGGGCGCAGTACGCCGATCGGTGGGGCTTCGCCGTGGTGTTCCCGCAGCAGAGCTCGTCCAACAACCCGCAGAGCTGTTTCGACTGGTACACGCCGTCGGACGACAGCCGGGGCCGGGGCGAGGCGGAGTCGATCCGCGAGATGGTGTCGTACGCGCAGTCCACGTACCACGTCGACCCCAAGCGCATCTACGTCACCGGCCTGTCCGCCGGCGGCGGTATGACCTCGAACCTGTTGGCCGACTACCCCGACGTGTTCGCCGGCGGCGCGATCGACTCCGGCCTGCCGGCGCAGTGCGCGACGAGCCTGGTGCAAGCGACGAACTGCCAGTACAGCAACCAGAACAAGACGCCGGCGCAGTGGGGCGACCTGGTCCGCGCGGCCGATCCCGGCTACGCCGGGCCGTGGCCGCGTGTCGCCATCTGGCAGGGCACCGCGGACACGACCGTGTCCCCGGTGAACGCCACGGAGGAGCGTGACCAGTGGACGAACGTCTGGGGTATCAGCCAGACGCCGTCCAGCACACGGACGCTCAGCGGCGGCACCACCGAGAACATCTACAACGACTCGCACGGACAGCCCGCGGTCGAGCTCTACTCGGTTTCCGGCATGGCCCATGGCCTGGCCGTGCATCCGGGCACTGGCGCGGACAACTGCGGCAGCACCGACACGTACTACCTGGACTACATCTGCTCGACCTACTACACGGCGCTGTTCTGGGGGCTGGACAACGGTGGTGGCACTCCACCTCCGACGACGACAACGACGACGACGACCACCACCACGCCGCCCGTGCAGTGCTTCACAGCCAACAACTACGCCCACACGGTGGCCGGTCGCGCCTACCAGAGCGGCGGCTACGCCTACGCCGTCGGCTCGAACGACGCCATGGGGTTGTGGAACGTCGCCGTGATCACCAGCCTGTCCGAGACCTCGCCCGGGTACTACGCCGTCGTACCGTCCTGTTGA
- a CDS encoding helix-turn-helix transcriptional regulator: protein MTGRAEELGFIDAAVRRAAGAKGVVLAGAAGVGKTRLAREALAALAGRGTATRWVCATMSARGLPLGAFAGLLGELDPSSAGLLGKAIDALLAGAPRAGVVVGVDDAHLLDELSALVLHELVLRAAATVVVTVRSGEPAPDAVTALWKDGHLDRLEVQPLSATETAGLLEAVLGGPVDGVGAERLWALTRGNALFLRQLVDGEIESGHLRETGGVWRWTGAPAVSPGLVELVGARMGRLSEPLLEVVDTLALGEPLGAGLLAGLTGAATVEEAESRGLIELTPDGRRLQARLAHPLYGEVRRSAMGRLRARRLSGEIARAITATGARRAEDTLRRAVLTLDSDLEPDPDLLTVASGAATEMLDLPLAERLATAAVAAGGGFDARLNMANALSWLSRGEESDSELRVLFAGAQSDLDRVRAGFPRAANLFYTLQRPVEALAALDEADAAVTDGDLRAALTGLRAAFLVHLGQPELAVRCATEALASPALPPPAFVMASFGLVGGLGVQGRCDEIGDAAARAYAAGATAGAAVPSFGLGYWHTLALQLAGYLSEAEQVAEELRRRGADIPGAPQLYGTVLAGRAALASGRLRTAIRMLREARTGLSPFDTSGFEELCLVALASAHATVGEVAAAREALDRLGDVHHPGWEFLEPEAELARAGLAAAEGALSQAVTSARTAADIAAGRDQFALEVLALQTATRLGDRTVAARLGELAGQVCGPRAQAAAAYAAAFAADDGDGLHAASARLEQMGDLLAAADAAAQAAEVHARHGRRGAEQTSVARAHRLAAQCEGARTPALTAAVRPLPLTAREREIVTLAADGLSNREIADRLLVSVRTVEGHLYRAGAKLGVTDRTQLGSVLRGD, encoded by the coding sequence TTGACCGGCCGTGCGGAGGAACTGGGATTCATCGACGCCGCGGTCCGCCGCGCGGCCGGAGCGAAGGGCGTCGTGCTCGCCGGGGCCGCCGGGGTGGGCAAGACGCGGCTGGCCCGCGAAGCGCTGGCGGCGCTGGCCGGGCGGGGCACGGCCACCCGATGGGTGTGCGCGACCATGTCCGCGCGCGGGCTGCCGCTGGGGGCGTTCGCCGGGTTGCTCGGCGAGCTCGATCCGTCGTCGGCGGGACTGTTGGGCAAGGCCATCGACGCGCTGCTGGCCGGCGCGCCGCGGGCGGGCGTGGTGGTGGGGGTGGACGACGCCCACCTGCTCGACGAGCTCTCGGCGCTGGTGCTGCACGAACTGGTGCTGCGCGCGGCCGCGACGGTGGTGGTGACGGTGCGCTCCGGTGAGCCGGCACCGGACGCGGTGACCGCGCTGTGGAAGGACGGCCACCTGGACCGGTTGGAGGTGCAGCCGCTGTCGGCGACCGAGACCGCCGGCCTGCTGGAGGCGGTGCTCGGTGGTCCGGTCGACGGCGTCGGCGCCGAGCGGCTGTGGGCCCTCACCCGGGGCAACGCCCTGTTCCTGCGGCAGTTGGTGGACGGCGAGATCGAGTCCGGCCACCTGCGCGAAACCGGTGGCGTATGGCGGTGGACCGGCGCACCCGCGGTGTCGCCCGGGCTGGTCGAGCTGGTCGGCGCGCGGATGGGCCGGCTGTCCGAGCCGCTGCTCGAGGTGGTCGACACGCTCGCCCTCGGTGAGCCGCTCGGCGCCGGCCTCCTCGCCGGACTGACCGGCGCCGCGACCGTGGAGGAGGCGGAGTCCCGCGGGCTGATCGAGCTCACCCCGGACGGGCGGCGGCTTCAGGCCCGGCTGGCCCACCCGCTGTACGGCGAGGTACGCCGGTCGGCGATGGGGCGGCTGCGCGCCCGGCGGCTCAGCGGTGAGATCGCCCGAGCGATCACCGCCACCGGTGCCAGGCGCGCCGAGGACACGCTGCGGCGGGCCGTGCTCACCCTCGACTCCGACCTGGAGCCCGACCCTGACCTGCTCACCGTGGCATCCGGCGCGGCCACCGAGATGCTGGACCTGCCGCTGGCCGAGCGGCTGGCCACGGCGGCGGTCGCCGCCGGCGGCGGTTTCGATGCCCGGCTGAACATGGCGAACGCGCTGTCCTGGCTCAGCCGCGGCGAGGAGTCCGACAGTGAACTGCGGGTGCTGTTCGCCGGTGCGCAGTCGGACCTCGACCGCGTACGGGCGGGTTTTCCGCGGGCGGCCAACCTGTTCTACACGCTGCAGCGACCCGTCGAGGCGCTCGCGGCACTGGACGAGGCCGATGCGGCGGTCACCGACGGCGACCTGCGCGCGGCGTTGACCGGGTTGCGTGCGGCCTTCCTGGTCCATCTCGGACAGCCGGAGCTGGCAGTGCGGTGCGCGACCGAGGCCCTGGCCTCGCCCGCGTTGCCTCCGCCGGCGTTCGTGATGGCGAGTTTCGGCCTGGTCGGCGGGCTCGGCGTGCAAGGTCGGTGCGACGAGATCGGCGACGCCGCCGCCCGCGCCTACGCGGCGGGCGCCACCGCGGGCGCCGCGGTGCCGTCGTTCGGCCTCGGGTACTGGCACACGCTCGCGCTCCAGCTGGCCGGATACCTGTCGGAGGCCGAACAGGTCGCCGAGGAGCTACGCCGCCGGGGCGCGGACATTCCGGGGGCGCCACAGCTGTACGGCACGGTGCTGGCCGGCCGGGCCGCGCTGGCCAGCGGCCGGCTCCGCACCGCGATCCGCATGCTGCGCGAGGCCCGCACCGGCCTGTCGCCGTTCGACACCTCGGGGTTCGAGGAGCTGTGCCTGGTCGCCTTGGCCAGTGCGCACGCGACCGTCGGCGAGGTCGCCGCGGCCCGCGAAGCGCTGGATCGGCTGGGCGACGTTCACCACCCCGGCTGGGAGTTCCTCGAACCCGAGGCCGAGCTGGCCCGCGCCGGGCTGGCCGCCGCCGAAGGCGCTCTCAGCCAGGCCGTCACGAGTGCCCGCACCGCCGCCGACATCGCCGCCGGCCGCGACCAGTTCGCCCTCGAAGTGCTGGCGCTGCAGACCGCTACGCGGCTTGGCGATCGCACCGTCGCCGCCCGTCTCGGTGAACTCGCCGGCCAGGTGTGCGGGCCGCGTGCACAGGCCGCCGCGGCGTACGCCGCCGCATTCGCCGCCGACGACGGCGACGGGCTACACGCCGCCTCTGCCCGGCTGGAACAGATGGGCGACCTCCTTGCCGCCGCCGACGCCGCCGCACAGGCCGCGGAGGTGCACGCCCGCCACGGCCGTCGCGGGGCGGAACAGACTTCCGTCGCCCGCGCGCACCGGCTCGCCGCGCAGTGCGAGGGCGCCCGCACCCCCGCCCTCACCGCCGCCGTCCGCCCGCTGCCGCTCACCGCGCGCGAACGCGAGATCGTCACGCTCGCCGCGGACGGCCTGTCCAACCGCGAGATCGCCGACCGGCTGCTCGTCTCGGTCCGTACCGTCGAAGGACACCTGTACCGGGCCGGCGCCAAGCTCGGCGTCACCGACCGCACCCAGCTGGGGTCCGTGCTGCGGGGCGACTGA